One Helianthus annuus cultivar XRQ/B chromosome 7, HanXRQr2.0-SUNRISE, whole genome shotgun sequence genomic region harbors:
- the LOC110878699 gene encoding serine carboxypeptidase-like: MAPVTSYMFLLVLIGHWPFAFAKSRMHDPASTSQHTETGFGFVKELNLHPKLDVNIYKPNMSDSGSITNSRIVEKPLRLPVLGDSSASIQDLAHFAGYVRINHTIGARMFYYFFQSRNSKDDPVVIWLTGGPGGSGAIALFKENGPFHLTKNLSLVWNDYGWDQVSNIIYIDQPIGTGFSYSTSEQDIRHDEKGVSDDLYDFLQGFFELHPEYVKNDLYITGESYGGHYIPAFAARINQGNMNKDGVRINLKGFAIGNGLTEAGIQFKSCPDFALLNNLITWEDYVRIIQMVPECENAAKKCGTNGHNSCLEAQHICSQIHKQILSISHICGYDIRIRRQQCYNNSEIEEFLNMASVKKALGVPGDIDFVSISSVVYNALMEDIMRNLEVGLPELLEDGFKMLVYVGEYDYFCNWIGNYRWVEAMKWSGRKEFEESTIVKFEVDGKEAGELKNHGPLTFLTVHDAGHMVPMDQPKASLQMLKMWMDGTLN; this comes from the exons ATGGCACCAGTTACAAGTTACATGTTTCTCCTTGTCCTCATTGGTCATTGGCCCTTCGCGTTTGCTAAATCCCGAATGCATGATCCTGCTTCAACTTCACAGCATACAGAAACAGGATTTGGATTCGTTAAGGAATTAAACCTACACCCGAAACTAGATGTTAACATATATAAGCCAAACATGTCTGATTCCGGCAGCATTACAAATTCCAGAATCGTTGAAAAACCGCTAAGACTTCCAGTTCTTGGTGACTCAAGTGCTTCTATTCAAGATCTTGCTCATTTTGCTGGATATGTTCGAATTAATCACACTATAGGCGCAAG GATGTTTTACTACTTTTTTCAATCAAGAAACAGCAAGGATGATCCTGTGGTTATATGGTTGACTGGAGGACCGGGTGGTAGCGGTGCAATAGCGCTTTTTAAAGAAAACGGTCCGTTCCATTTGACGAAGAATTTGTCCCTAGTCTGGAATGACTACGGTTGGGATCAG GTTTCCAACATCATATACATTGACCAACCTATTGGAACCGGTTTCAGTTACAGTACTAGTGAACAAGACATTCGACATGATGAAAAGGGCGTGAGTGATGATCTTTATGACTTCTTGCAG GGATTCTTCGAGCTACACCCTGAATATGTGAAAAACGACCTCTATATAACCGGAGAATCATACGGAGGGCACTACATTCCAGCTTTTGCTGCGCGTATAAACCAGGGGAACATGAACAAAGATGGCGTTCGTATAAACTTGAAG GGATTTGCAATTGGCAATGGACTCACTGAAGCAGGAATTCAGTTCAAGTCATGTCCTGATTTTGCTCTTCTGAATAATTTAATCACCTGGGAAGATTACGTCAGAATAATTCAGATGGTCCCAGAGTGCGAAAACGCAGCAAAGAAATGTG GGACTAATGGCCATAACAGCTGCCTTGAAGCCCAGCATATATGCAGTCAGATTCATAAACAGATTTTGAGCATCAGCCATATATGT GGTTATGATATTAGGATTAGGAGGCAACAATGTTATAACAACTCCGAAATCGAAGAGTTCTTGAACATGGCATCAGTGAAAAAAGCATTAGGGGTACCAGGGGATATCGATTTTGTGTCGATTAGTAGTGTGGTGTATAATGCACTGATGGAAGACATCATGAGAAACCTTGAAGTTGGCCTTCCGGAGCTTTTGGAAGATGGTTTTAAGATGCTTGTATATGTCGGAGAATATGATTATTTTTGTAACTGGATTG GGAACTATAGATGGGTTGAGGCCATGAAATGGTCCGGTCGAAAAGAATTTGAAGAATCAACGATTGTCAAATTTGAAGTAGATGGCAAAGAAGCGGGAGAGTTAAAGAACCATGGTCCACTCACTTTCCTTACG GTGCATGATGCTGGACATATGGTTCCGATGGATCAACCAAAGGCTTCATTGCAGATGCTAAAGATGTGGATGGATGGAACACTTAACTAA